DNA from Lactobacillus johnsonii:
TTAGTGAATGGGTTAGCTTTGATTGCGGCCATAACGCTTGCCGTGATTTGAGCGTTATCATTATCGGTTTTATTTGTTGAAATACTTGGTAAGTCAAATAAAGCTCGGTAAAAATTAATATAATCTAATTGAGAATTGATATAAGAATTTGTAACAGAACCGGGTGAAAAGGGAGCCGTGAGATGAGGAGTGCTGGCATAAAGATTATCTGCATTGAAATTTTCTTTAGGTAAATTTTTATATTGATTTTGAATTTGATGAACTTCTTGAATTTCATCTTTAGTAAAGGTTGCAGCCTGTGCGTTAGTAACTATAACGGTAGAAGTAGTTGTACTTAACACAATAGTTGCTAAAAAAGTGGCTGCTTTTTTAGTAAAAGTCATAATTACTCCTTTTAGCGAATCATATAGTAGCATGATAGTAATATATATAACGTAATTATAAAAAAATTGCATTCTTTTTAGACTTTTTTTCGAAATTGATGCATTATAGCGTCACGATTGTTTATAATAAGGTTTCGAGGACAAAAAGGAGATAAAAATATGACTGACAAAATTAAGGTAGGTTTGATCTTCGGTGGAAATTCTTCAGAATATGAAGTTTCTATCATGTCTGCCCACAACATTTATGAAGAAATTGATACTAATAAATTTGATGTTTATCCAATGTGGATTACTAACGATGGATACTTAGCTGATGATGCAGATTCTCGCAAAGTATTAGATAATCCTAAAATGGAAGTAGCTAATCCTCATAAAGTAGCTAATATTTCTAACATTATTGAATTAAAAGATCGTCCTGAAATTGACGTATTTTTCCCAATTGTACACGGAAACTTAGGTGAAGATGGTTGTTTACAAGGACTATTTAGAGTTTTAGATAAGCCATTTGTTGGAGACGATGTTTTAGCAGCAGCTGTAACGATGGATAAGGAAATGACTAAGATCCTCGCTCAACGTGCTGGTGTTCCTGTAGCAAAATGGATTGCAGTTAAGCGTTTTGAATATAACGATCCAGATAACGAGAAGTTAGACTATGAATACGTAGCTAGCCAATTGGGATCAGATTTATTTGTTAAGCCTTCAAACCAAGGATCTTCAGTTGGTGTAAGTCATGTTACTAACGAAAAAGAATATAAGATTGCTTTAGCTGAAGCCTTTAAATACGATGATAAGGTTTTAGTTGAAGAAACTGTTCATGGTACTGAAGTAGAAACTGCTGTTTTAGGCAATGATAAACCAATCGTTGCTGGTGTTGGTCAAATTATTAACGCAAAAGATTCATTCTATACCTATGAAAATAAGTATGATGATGACTCAACATCAACTTTAGAAATTCCTGCTAAGCTTCCTGAGGGAATTGTTGAAACAGTTAGAAAGAATGCCTTAAAGGTGTTCCAAGCAACTGAATGTAGCGGCTTGGCTCGTATCGATTCGATGCTTCGTAGTGAAGATAATGAAGTTGTTCTAACAGAAGTAAATGCTCTTCCTGGTTTCACTAATATTAGTATGTATCCTAAGTTATTTGAAGAAATTGGAATTCCATACACTGACTTAATTACTAAATTAATTGATTACGCAATGGAACGCTACGATCATAAGAAGACTTTGTTACATAAACATGATTAAACTTAGTTTAAGTAAAGGGAGAATTTAGGATGGCAAGCGACCATAATTTTGAAGAACTTGAGGCCCCAGCAAAAACGGCAGAAGAACTTCATATTAGCGTAGCAACATTAAGAAAGTATTCTTTAATCGTGGAAAAGGTTACTGGAAATAAAGATTACTATGAAAGAACCAAGCAAAAGTCTCGCTTGTACTCGGCAAAGGATATTGAAGATTTAAAAGCTTTTAGAACATTGTCTAAAAATGCGGATTTAACCTTGCAAGAAGCAGCTAGACAAATCTTTGCAGTAAGCGATAAGAAAACTGAAGAAGTTAAAAAAGCAGCAAAAATGCAAAAATCAGTTGCTACTAATACTGCCACTGTTGATGCTGATCAAGTAGTAAAACTTTTAACAATGCTACAAAATACTATTGCAAGTCAGAATAAAGCAATTGAAGATTTGCAGAAGCAGGTAGCGCGTGTTGAAGCTCAAAATAGAAAATTAATTGATCGTTCACACCAATTAGCTGAGCCGGAATCAGAAGATTCTAAAGAAAAAGCTAATAATAAAGATCAGGAAGCTGCCAAAGAGATTACTGAAGAACAAAAAAGTGAGCAAGAGGCTCATGAAGAAATTTTAAAAAAAGCTAGAGAGAACGAAGAAAAGCGTCGTAAGCAACAGGTAGAAGAAAATATTCATCGTACCCTAGCTCAAATGCAAATTCGTCCTAAGAAAAAACACCATTGGTGGGATCGCTTTTTCAAGTAAAATAGGATGCCGAAATGCGGCATCCTATTTTTTTATTCATCATCAGATTCAATAATTAATGATTCAGCTAGTAATACGTCGTTATACAGACTTAAGATATACGTTCTATATTTACTCTCTTTTTGTCCAATCATTTCTAAATATTCACGCTCAATAGCAAATGCTCTAAAAAATGCTAAACGCTGTAAATACTGTTCTGATTTAGTTAGATTAGGCTGATCAATTGTTTTTAGCAACACACGCATGTATTCTCGTGTTTTAACAACTCTTTTTTGATTGAGTAAAGTATAGATAACATGGCGCTTAACTCTTTTAGGTAGGTACATTTTATGGACTGAAATTAGAGCTCGTTTAACCATTTCATTACGGATCTTCTCCATAACAATGTGTGCTTCTTCATCACTAACTTCATGGGGAAGAATAAATTGAAATACAATCGTGGGTACAAGCATGCTCAAAATAATTAAAACTGCTTCAGACATAATAACTAGATTGTAGTTTTTAGTTCCTAAAAAGTTAGCACTAATTGTTAAGGCTAGAGCAAGAGTAACAGCACCATGAATACCTCCAAGTGAAAATACAGTACTTTCTCGTCGATCATAGCGAATAACTAAACGTCCATAGACATAACGAACAAGTAAATTTGCGAGATAAACAATGAAGCCAACAAGAATCCACTTGGCTAAGTCACCATTAAATAATTTATTTCGGGATATTCTGACCATCATTAGTCCCAAAATGATAAAAACCATACTGTTGAAAATATCTGAAATAAGATTTTGCAAGTCTCGTCCCATATGGATTTGTCTTGAATTAAGAAGTAAACTTTGCTGAGATTCTGCATTATGTAATAAGCCAGCAACCACAACGGCAATAATTCCCGAAACATGTAAATCTTCTGCTAACGCATAAAGTGCTAGCGGGGTAAGGATATAAATTAAATTCTGTGCATTTAAAGAATTAAATCGTGATCTGATGAGACTTTGACGAAAAATAATGATTATCCAAGCGACTGCAAAACCTAATACTGCTCCACCTAATGAAGAAACAAAGAAGTCATGAATGGTTTGCCCATAATTGATGTAACCATTGGCAAACCATAGCAAGCTCATATTCAGTAAAATGATTCCCGAAGCATCATTAAAAAGTGACTCAGCTTTTAGGGAGGAAGTTACCCGTCTAGGCATTCGTAAACCATTAGTTACGGCTTCACTTGCCGTTGCGTCCGTTGGAGTACTGATACTACCAATGATAAAGGCTAGTGGAAGACTAATGCTAGTGAATAAATAAATACTGAATCCACTGATTATTAAGGCCAGAAGAACCATAATTACAGTTAATCCGATGATTTCCTTAATTCTTCTACCAATATTATGAATTCTAGTTTTTTGACCTTCAAAAAATAAAAGTGGAGCTACGATCAATTCCATAAAAATTTCTGAATCAAAGCTAGCAACTTGGCTATTTAATAAGGGAATAAGACCAATAATTATCCCAATGATCATGCTCACATAGTTAACAGATACCTTATCAATTGCTTGGGCAATGATAATACTAATTGCTGCAGCAATTGCTAGGGTAAAAGTTGAAATCATAAGTTCCATTAAATCTACCTCAGATAAATTACTATTTTTTAATAATTAGTAAAAACTTTTAATGCTACTATAGTAGCATACTAACTATTGAATTATTTAGGGAAGGCAAAAAAGTGAAGAAGAATGCGAAAATTTGGCTTAGTTTAGCAGTCTTATTTGTGGGAATATTTTTTACTCTAATTACCTATTTTTCAACTGCTTTTGCAAGTAAGCCAATTGCGGTCATTACTGATAGGCAAATAACAGATACATTAGTCGATAAGACAAAAGACAACTATGAAAACAAAGACGAGGTACGGCAACAAAATCTACATTTAAAAATTTTGTCTGGAAAATATAAGGGAAAGACATTTTTAGTTACTAATACTTATTCGCCGTCTCAAGCTGTTTCACAAAAGTATCGACCTCATCAACGTGTAATTGTTTCATTTATTAAAGGCAAACCTAAATTAGTTGAACCAAAACGTGACTGGGTTGTTGTTTTAAGCATGTTTTTGACGATTAGTGTAATTGTTTTAATTACAGGAAAACAGGCTAGTTTACTTTTAATTTCAATGATCTTAAATAGTATAATTTTTTATTTTGTAATTAAAAGTGATGTAAAGGAAAATGGAACAAGAATTTTCTTAATTTATAGTATTGCAGCAATTCTGTTTACTTTTATTTCTCTGGTAATAGTACAAGGCTTTAATCAAAAAATGCTGGTGACTTTAACTGCTACTTTGTTAGGAGTGTTTGTCTCTTTTGGCATCTTTTATTTAGTTATGAGAGTAACTCATGAGCGTGGAATTGACTATGAAGCAGTAGATTATGCTACTCAAGATCCTCGAGCTTTATTTTTATCTCAGACAATTCTAGGAGTTCTAGGAGCAGTAATGGATGAAGCTACTGATATTGTTTCTAGTCTTTATGCATTAGCAAAACATAAGTCAGAGCTAACATTTAAAGAGCTATTTATTAGCGGACGAACTCTAGGTCAAGAGATTATGGGGCCATTAATAAATGTACTAGTTTTAATTTTTATGGCCGAGGCCTTACCTATGACAATTTTGTATTTGAGAGATAATAATACTTTAGTCTATACCTTTAAATATACCCTTTCCTTAGGAGTCATCCAGAGTTTAAGCTCGGCAATCGGAATTGTACTGACAGTGATTTTTGCTACTCTATCTAGTGCTGTCTTTTTAAAAAACAAAAAAGCAGAGGTGGTAGAAAAATGACAACTTTAACTGCTCTTTTATTAATTCTTCTAGTATTAATGATTATAGTTGGAGGAAAAACTGGCTTTAAGAGTTATCTAAGTGTCGTTATCAATGCCTGTTTACTGATTTTAGTTGCACTACTTATTTCCTGGGGAGTAAATATAGTATTGGTTGGAGCAATATTTATTCCTTTAAAGTTATTAACGATTATTTATTTAGGAACACATGATTATACTGTGGCTAAAAATGCCTTTTTAACTGCTCTGTGCGTGAGTTTAATTGTGATGTTGATAATTATCTTGTTTGAAAATTTAGCGCAAACTCAAGGCTTTGGAGACCAGGCAGGGGAAGAATTAATTGGTTTATCATTAAATGTAGGAATTAGTTTTTCTCAAATTGCAATTTTAGTTGCAATCTTTTCAATGCTAGGAGCAATTGCGGAAGCTAGTGTTGCAATGAGTGCGGGCTTGCTTGAGTTAAAGCGACATGATCCTAGCATTACACAAAAGCAATTAATTAGAAGCGGGAATGAAGTTGGAGCGGATGTACTAGGAACGGCCATGAATACCATTTTATTTGGTTTATTTGGCAGTTTTTTACCAATATTTATTTGGTATATAAGACTAAATTATTCCTTATTTGAAATTTTAAATGATAAACTTTTTGTGGATGAGTTTTTAATTATTGTATATTCGTTTATTGGTGTGCTTTTAACGGTACCATTAACTACAATATTCTTAGCACATACTTTAACAAATAAAGAAAATAAAAAGTAGAGATAAATAGAGGCATTGTAAGATGAAAATAGAGAATTTAACGTTAACAAATTTTAATGGTCGTGAATTTAACGTTACTTATTATAGTTTGCAAGATAATCCGCAACTTCTCCTAAAGAAAAGACCACTAATGTTAGTCTTTCCAGGTGGTAGTTTTGATCATTTATCATTAAGAGAGGGAGAACCAGTTGCACTAGCTTATGCAGCTCATGGATTTGATGCAGCAATAGTGTCATATAATTTAACTACCGATCCTGGCAGAATTTATCCTGACGCGGCTTTATCTGGTTTAACTGCTGTTGCATACTTTAGAAAAAACAGTGAGAAGTTAGGGCTTGCTAAAGATAGAATTATGACAATTGGTTTCTCAGCCGGCGGCCATGTTGTTAGTTCGATGAATGTAATGGCAGAAAGTCAAAAATGGCAGTCTGAATATCATTTTGAGCATGATAAAGTATCACCAAATGCGACTATTTTAGGTTATCCGTTAATTAATATTAAAGACATTGGTTTTCCTTTACCTTCTTATGCTAAGGAAAAAATGCCAAGTGCAAAAGATTTACTCGATACAGCGGTCGGAGTTACTCCCCAAACCCCACCTACTTTTATTTTTCAGGCAGTAGATGATCCGGTTGTCTTAATTGATAATACGATTGAATATATTACTGCATTAAGAAAAAATAGAGTTCGCTTTGAGGCCCATTTGTTTAATAAGGGTGGACATGGTTTTTCTCTTGCTACTCCTGAGTTAGCTACTAAAGAACGTAAAGCTGACGCGCATCTTGCTCATTGGTTTGAATTGAGCCTTGAATGGTTGAAAGATAGAAAAATTTACGTTTGGTTTCACGTGAAACAAAAACATATATAGAAAAAGTCCGAAAAGATGAAATGACTATACATTTTCTTTTCGGACTTTTTAATTTTATTCTTTTGCCATAAAGAATAGAACTTCTTTTCCAGAGGCTAAATTATCGGAAGTTGCCAAAATTCTAAGTTTAATTGATTTAGCAACTACATCTCTTAAGCCAATTACCTTGTTTTTAGCATCATTTGGCCAATTAATTTCTTTACTAAAGTCGCTGAAGTTTTCTCCGTCTTTGGAAATAGCAACTTGAACACGTAAAACATGACCGATGCGATCACGTGAACGAGGAACATAAACCATGCGGCTGAGTTTATAAATATGGTTGAAATTAAAAGTTAAGTCTAAAGGACTATCTTTAGTGATTTGATCTTTAGAAAGCCACTCACTAGCTAATTTAAGATCAGTTAGATTTTCGACTGGTAAATCCTCTTCGCTTTCTCCCGTACTAGAAACTGTAACATTTGAAATGGCATAATCCATCTGATCACGCTTTGTATGGGTGCCAAAGTATTCTGACCAATCAGATACTTTATTACCGAACTTATTTCTAATTCTGAAGCGGTAGCGTGTATTAGGTTCAAGCTCATGGAAAGTAAAAGTATTACCGTCAATATTAGTATGAACAATTCCGTTAACTTCGATATCGGCCATTATATTTTTATCTGCTAAATTAGTTGGATTAGTCCAGGTAATAGTAATGCTCTTTGAAGTTAAGCGATCAGTTAAAATTGCTGCACTTCTTGGAGAAGCCATTGCTGAATCGATAATCGCATGTTGTTCTACTTCACTACCGTAGCTAAAGTTTTCAATCATTAGCTCGAACTTATTATCATGAATATCAACAGCAGGCATCTTCACTCTAAGAGCTGGTTGCAGTTGACCAGTAAAGTAACCAAATTCTTTGCATGGCATATAGTCTTGTTGGTAGAAGATACCTTCTTCAGCTTTGTTAAAGCTATCAAGATCGTTATATTCAGTTAGTGGAACAAATTGATCGTTTAGTTTAAGAGAAACTTTACCAGGATAACGATCAGACATAATAGTTAAATTAGTAATTTGTTTCTCTTCAAGACCAGTGTAGCTGCCTTCAGTTGGGTAGACAGTAATATGAAGGTTTGATCCGCTAACAGAGCTAGTGATTTGTGTGGTAGCTGCATGACCCTTTTCATAATCATTAGTTTGATTGTCATCTTCATATAAAATAGCTGAGCTTTTACTTTGTGGGTAAACAAGGGCACTTCTTAATGACTCTTGTAAAATTGCACCGCCGCGTACATATACAGGAAGATGCCAGAGTGGGTAATGCAACTTATCGTAAATTCGACCACCAATTAGTTTTTTACCAGTGAAGAGGTCAATCCACATTGTTCGATGATTAGGTAAGTAGAGGTTATCCTTTAGGGAAGCGCCACTTGGATCTTCTCGCCCGTTAGTGATTGGAGCGATTAGTAGGTTATTTCCTAGCATAAATTCATGTTTAACTTGGTTAGTATAGTTAACTCGTTCATGAGGGAAAGCTAAGAAGAGCGGTCTAACAATTGGCATTCCATCTTGAGCCGCGCGCGTAAGAGTATAGAGATATGGAGTGATTTTTTCTCTAAGTTTAAGATAGGCGCGAGTAATTCTAGTCATTTTTGAATTAAATGCAAATGGTGTTTTTTGGATATTACCATAATTATCAATTGAATAAAGAAGTGGAGTAAAGACTTTCCATTGTAAGTCACGGATATTTACTTGTGCATTACCGCCGCCTTCTTTTCCATCAATAGCACTTCCTACATTTGGCTGCCCAGAAAGAGACATACTTAAAAAGCTAGCAATTTCAGTAGCAATTTGTTCCCATTCACCACCAACACCTTCATTTGCAGTAGTAGCCAAAGTTTGAATAGCACTCCAGCCATTACTTGCCATTGCCCAAGGACGATTGGTTTGATTTTTATCAATTAGAGGTTCACTAGCGATAGCAAAGTCCTGCATTATTTTTTCATTAGGAAAATTAGCAGGATCAGTCTTGAACTTTAAAAAATTAGCTGGTGCATCAGTAGGCAGGGATCCATAGAATCCTATTTTTACATTTTGATCTTTTGCAAAATCAACTAAATTATTCATTTCATCTTCGTTTAAGTCTTGTTTGCTTTCATAGTTAGGAACAAACCAACTAAGTGGAAGATGATATGAATTGTACCTTTCAATCATTGCCCGAGCAGAAAATTGGTACTGTTCTTCTCCATTAAGAGAGGACTTGGCCACAATATCATCATTGCTATGCGCAATTTTATAAGTATTGCCGTCTTCAAATTTAATTGCACTATTTTCTTGAGGTTTAGCTGCTGTCCAACAAGTATCAAGGTAGTTACCAAGATAACCCAGACCGAGTGCATATTTTGGCAAGAAAAGAGGAGACCCCGTAATTTTATAGTACTGACGCAATATTCCCGCTGGAGAATCTCCTAAAAGATAGAAATTATCAAAAATAGGAGTTTGATGGGTAATAACTGCTGTAGTCCCGTCATCACTCTTAAAGTTGTAGATGCCATCTTTCCATGTGTTTCTCAACTCTGCAAAACCAGCATTTGACCAGAAAAATCCTTCTGGACAAGCAACAGCACCGGGACCAGTTAAATTAGTATTTTTAATCTCGATAATTTTTCCTTTGTGGCTGAAGCTTCCATTTTGCATCCCGCCACCGTAGTAGAATTCGTTTTTGTTCTGACGTAAGAATTCGCTAGAATGATCGCTCCCCAGTTCAATTGGACTACTTTGCATCATGCGGTAGCGATGTAGTTGATCATCGAAAATACTGAAGATAGCTGGATTCTTTTGCAAGCGAAGTGAAAATTGACCGCTTTTAATGGTGAAAGTCTCATCGGTTACTAAAAGCTGAGAATCTTCAAATGGACGCAAACTAAAGTTACTTGCTGCGATGGTTAATGATGGAGTTAAAGGCTTAAATTCTGCTGCTGGATCAACGATTAAACGAAAGATACCTTTAGCAATAATGTATAGACGCGCTCTTGTTCCATCTGCAAATTGCAAATCATAGTAGCGAGTACCCTTAGCCACGTGGACTAAACGACTTAAATGTTGAGGTTGTTGTTTGTTAGTAATTTCAGACATAATTAGTTTTCTTCTTTAAATTAAATTTTTCATTTACGTATAGTTCATATTATAACGAAAAAATGTGTTTCGTGTTTTTTTAGATTTGACATAAAGCGCTTTCTGGAATATTCTGTAGAAGGTGGTACTAACCAGTTGAAGATTGGATGGGGTTAGAAGATGAAAAAACCACTTTATCAGCAAGTTATTTCAGATCTCGAAAAGAAAATTAAGACTGAAATGAAGCCAAATGATCGATTACCGAGTGAACGACAACTTTTGAAAGAGTATGGTGTTAGTCGAAATACGATTCGATTGGCATTAAATGATTTAGAAGAGCGCGGCATTATTTATCGATTGCATGGGAAAGGTACATTTGTTTCGACAATTTATCTAGATCAAACCAACTTGGGAAGTATGTATTCTTTTAGTGAGCAAATGTCTGAAGCAGGTCACAAGCCAACAACACAAAACCGCACATTAGAACTTGTGACACCTGAAGAAGATGTTGCAAATCAGCTTAATTTAAAAACTGGTGAGAAGGCATACAAATTAGTTAGGTTACGTCTAGCTGATGGAGTACCACTAATGTATGGAGAAACTTATTTACCTGAAAAAATTTTCCCCGATCTAAAAATGTCTGACCTAGAGGAGAACTTATATACAGTGATGAAGCAAAAATATAATGAACAAAGTATTCTTGCTTTTGAAGATGTACAAGCAGTTAACCTGGACGAAAAAGACAGCAAAATCTTGGGTGTTAAGCCTGGGGATGCAAGTTTGAAGATTTTTAGACGGGCAATCAATGATAAAAATGTACCGATCGAGTTCACTATTTCTCTTGCTAGAGGAGATAGATTCATATATCGATCACGTCAATACAATCATTTAGTTTAATTATTGAAAGGAATAGGCTCATGTTTACTAAAACCGATGCAGAACTAAAAAAGATGGGTGCAGATATTACTACTAGAGAAATTCAACAACAGCCTTCTTTATGGAAAGAAACTTTTAAGATATATAAAGAAAAGAAAACAGAAATCGATGATTTTTTAGCTAAAATTACTAAAAAATTCGATAAGGTAAAAGTGATTTTTACTGGTGCAGGAACTAGCGCTTATGTAGGCAATACAGTAATGCCTTATTTGAGAAAGCATGGAGACCGTACTAAATATGACTTTGAAGCAATTGATACAACTAAAATTGTTTCAACACCGGAAGATTATCTTGAAGCAGATACACCAACAATTTTGGTTTCTTTTGCTCGTAGCGGTAATTCTCCTGAGTCAGTTGCAACTGTTGAACTTGCTAAGCAATTAGTTACTAATTTATATCAAATTGCTATTACCTGTGCTCCAGAAGGACATTTGGCTCAAGACTTAAAAGATGATCCAAATGGCTTAGTTCTTTTAATGCCTGCTAAATCATTAGACCAAGGTTTTGCGATGACTGGTTCGTTTTCATGTATGAGTTTAGCTACTTTATTAGTTTTTGATACTAGAAGTGATGCTGAAAAAGAAGCAATTGTTAATGAAATTGCTGAAATGGGCCAAAGTGTAATTGACCGTGAAGATGAAATTCAAAAGCTAGTTGATATTGATTTTGATCGAATTACTTATATTGGTAGTGGTGCTTTAGGTGGATTAGCTGAAGAAGCACGACTTAAAATTTTGGAATTAACAGCTGGAAAAGTAGCAGCCTTATTTGATACTTCGATGGGATTGAGACATGGTCCTAAGTCGTTTTTAGATAAGAAGACGATTGTTTTTGATTTTGTTTCTAACAACACTTATACCAGAAAATATGATTTGGATATTTTAGATGAGATTAAGGCCGATCAAATTGTTCCTTTAGTAATGGGAGTAGGTCAGCTTAAAAAGGGTCAAGATTTTGATGGGAAATTCTTTGCCTTTGCTGGAAAAGAAGTGCCTGATGCATATTTAGCCTTACCTGATATTATGTTTGGACAAACAATTGCATTGCTTACTTCAATCAAAGTAGGAAATACCCCAGATACTCCATCCCCAACAGGCACTGTTAACCGTGTGGTTAAGGGAGTAACAATTCACAAATTCATCAAATAAAATTCAAATTTTGAAAACAGTTTCAGACTAAAATATAAATTAATTTAAGGAGTTAACTATTATGTCATATTACATCCATGCAGGAAAATTCTTTTTAGAAAATAGAACTGAAAAGGGCGGTTATCTTGAAGTTCAAGATGATGGCAACTTTGGTTTATATTATCGAGAAGATGAAAAGCCGAGCCATGGCTTAATTAAAGAATATGGCGATCAATGGATTGCCCCTGGTTATGTAGATACACATATTCATGGTTTGCTTGATGAAGATACGATGAAGAGTGACTGGGAGGGCATTGA
Protein-coding regions in this window:
- a CDS encoding SIS domain-containing protein; translation: MFTKTDAELKKMGADITTREIQQQPSLWKETFKIYKEKKTEIDDFLAKITKKFDKVKVIFTGAGTSAYVGNTVMPYLRKHGDRTKYDFEAIDTTKIVSTPEDYLEADTPTILVSFARSGNSPESVATVELAKQLVTNLYQIAITCAPEGHLAQDLKDDPNGLVLLMPAKSLDQGFAMTGSFSCMSLATLLVFDTRSDAEKEAIVNEIAEMGQSVIDREDEIQKLVDIDFDRITYIGSGALGGLAEEARLKILELTAGKVAALFDTSMGLRHGPKSFLDKKTIVFDFVSNNTYTRKYDLDILDEIKADQIVPLVMGVGQLKKGQDFDGKFFAFAGKEVPDAYLALPDIMFGQTIALLTSIKVGNTPDTPSPTGTVNRVVKGVTIHKFIK